The sequence ACAGGTTTTTACAACTCCTTTCCTAAATATGCTTTTAGCATGGCATGCACAAGACCCTGTTAGCGCAAGGGAAATTGAAAGAAATAATGCTATTTATGCTAGACAAGGAAATAGAAATCCATATATCGACAATCCAAACTATGTCAATTTAATTTGGGGCGGAACTTCTGGAGGAGACAATACAGGAGGAGGAAACAATTCGGGTACTAAGAGCGATTTATATCTTTCTGAATATGTTGAAGGTTCATCAAACAACAAGGCTTTAGAAATCAAAAATGAAACTGGAAATAATATCAATTTATCTTCCTATTCTGTAAAAAAACAAACGAATGGATCAGGTTCATGGAGTTCAGGGTTAAATTTATCAGGTACATTAAACAATAATGGAAAATTTGTAATTGTGAACAGTTCGATATCTTCTTCGTGTTACAATAAAAGCAATGCAAACATTTCAACTAGTGCTACAGAAATGGCATTTAATGGAAATGACCCTATTGGTCTTTTCAAAAATGGTGTATTAATTGATATTATTGGAAACTACAACGGTGGGGCATCAAATTTTGCTTCTGAGGTAACAATTAGACGAAAATCAACTGCAACTGTACCAAAAACGACTTATAATAGTTCAGATTGGAATACCTTTGCTTCGAATACTTGTAGTGATTTAGGAAACAAAACAACACAAGAAAACGTTGATTCAACTATTAAATTCAGGGCATTTCCAAATCCAAATAATGGAAATTTCAGTATTTCAGTAGAAAACATAGACGCTACTACTTTAGTTGAAATACATTCAATACTAGGTCAGAAAGTATATTCAAAAACTATTCAAAATGATAGCCAAATTGAGATTAATAGTCTTTCAAAAGGTATTTATTATATCAGAGTCTCTAATACTGTTTTTAATAAAGTTTCAAAAGTAATAATCGAATAAAAAACTTCATAAAATACTTAAAAATCCTATCCTTCTACAATGATAGGATTTTTTTGTTACTAAGTTTGATATTTATGCTTTGAACTTCAATTTTTTTAAAATAAATTTGCACTATAAACAACAACACCCGAGGCGAAACGAATTGTTTGAAGCGCAACGGAATAAAACAACACAACACAATGATTCATTTTTTCGGAAACGAAACCGCTACTCTATTTGCTGTTCAGTCTCAAAATGAACTTTCAGTAGAAACTGTATCAAAATTAAATTGGCTTTTTAACGCTTCACTTATTGTAGACAATCAAAATAAAGTTCAGGCATCTATCGATGCTTTTTTTGTTGGTCCTAGAGCAGCTATGATAACACCTTGGAGTACTAATGCTGTCGAGATTACTCAGAATATGGGAATTGAAGACATCATTAGAATTGAAGAGTTTGAAAAAGTAACAGAAGGTTATTTAGATTTTGATCCGATGTTATCCCAAAAATATTCTAAATTAAATCAAGATATTTTTGCAATAAATGTATCACCTGAAGCGATTTTAGAAATTGATGATATTGCATCATACAATCAAACAGAAGGTTTAGCATTAAATGATGAAGAAATTGACTATTTAAATAATTTAGCTACTAAAATTGGTAGAAAACTGACCGATTCTGAAGTATTTGCTTTTTCACAAGCCAATTCAGAACACTGTCGTCATAAAATTTTCAACGGAACATTTGTAATTGATGGTAAAGAAAAAGAAACTTCTCTATTCAAATTAATCAAAAAAACATCCTCTGAAAATCCTAACGATATCGTTTCGGCTTATAAAGATAATGTAGCATTTGTAAAAGGACCAGTTGTAGAACAGTTCGCACCAAAATCAGCTGATAAACCTGATTTTTATGAGAAAAAGGACTTCGAATCCGTACTTTCTTTAAAAGCTGAAACCCATAATTTCCCAACAACCGTTGAGCCTTTCAATGGAGCAGCAACGGGTTCAGGTGGAGAAATTCGTGATCGTTTAGCTGGCGGACAAGGTTCTTTACCTTTAGCAGGAACTGCAGTATATATGACTTCCTATTCGCGTTTAACGAATAATAGAGCCTACGAAAACGGAATGCCAGAAAGAAAATGGTTGTATCAAACGCCAATGGATATTTTAATCAAAGCTTCAAACGGAGCATCTGATTTTGGAAATAAATTTGGGCAACCGTTAATTACAGGTTCAATTTTAACTTTCGAACATGAAGAAGAAGCTCGCAAATTAGGTTACGATAAAGTAATCATGCAAGCCGGTGGAATTGGTTACGGAAAATTAGATCAAGCGATTAAAAAGAAACCACAAATAGGAGACAAAATTGTTATTCTAGGTGGTGAAAACTATAGAATTGGAATGGGTGGCGCTGCTGTTTCTTCAGCAGATACTGGTGCATTTAGTTCCGGTATAGAATTAAACGCTATCCAACGTTCGAATCCAGAAATGCAAAAACGTACTGCTAATGCTATTCGTGGATTAGTAGAAAGCGACGAAAATCCTATTGTTTCTATTCACGATCATGGTGCGGGTGGACATTTAAATTGTTTATCTGAACTTGTTGAAGAAACAGGTGGTTTAATCGATTTGGATAAATTACCTGTGGGTGACCCAACGTTATCTGCTAAAGAAATTATCGGTAACGAATCACAAGAAAGAATGGGATTAGTTATTGGTAAAAAAGATATCGATACACTTCAAAGGATTGCTGACAGAGAACGTGCTCCTATGTACCAAGTAGGTGATGTTACGGGTGATCATCGTTTTACGTTCGAAAGCAAAACTACAGGTGCAAAACCAATGGATTACGCTTTGGAAGATTTCTTCGGAAGTTCTCCTAAAACCATCATGACCGATAAAACGATTGATAGAAATTATTCAGAAATTGCTTATTCACAAGAAAATATACCTAGCTATTTAGAAGAAATTCTAAAATTAGAAGCTGTGGCTTGTAAAGATTGGTTAACAAATAAAGTAGACCGTTGTGTAGGTGGAAAAGTTGCTAAACAACAATGTGCTGGTCCATTACAATTGCCATTAAACAATGTTGGTGTAATGGCTTTAGATTATAACGGAAAAGAAGGAATTGCTACTTCAATTGGCCACTCACCTATTTCGGCTTTAATTGATCCAAAAGCAGGAAGTAGAAATGCTATTGCAGAAGCGTTATCGAATATCGTTTTTGCTCCTTTAAAAGACAATTTAAAATCGGTTTCTTTGTCTGCCAATTGGATGTGGCCTTGTAAAAACGAAGGAGAAGATGCTCGTTTGTAT is a genomic window of Flavobacterium jumunjinense containing:
- a CDS encoding endonuclease; translated protein: MKKINAFFFVILSVCITYGQAPSGYYSSASGNGYTLKTQLYNIIKNHNNRGYSGLWTTYNTSDRDHQNENDNTIFDLYSEVQNGSDPYNFTYGSNQCGTYSIEGNCYNREHMIPQSVFNSASPMVADAHFITPTDGKVNGIRSNYPHGDVASASITTRNGSKLGSSAVSGYSGTVFEPVDAFKGDIARMYFYFATRYQNTVANYNYDMFNNNSTQVFTTPFLNMLLAWHAQDPVSAREIERNNAIYARQGNRNPYIDNPNYVNLIWGGTSGGDNTGGGNNSGTKSDLYLSEYVEGSSNNKALEIKNETGNNINLSSYSVKKQTNGSGSWSSGLNLSGTLNNNGKFVIVNSSISSSCYNKSNANISTSATEMAFNGNDPIGLFKNGVLIDIIGNYNGGASNFASEVTIRRKSTATVPKTTYNSSDWNTFASNTCSDLGNKTTQENVDSTIKFRAFPNPNNGNFSISVENIDATTLVEIHSILGQKVYSKTIQNDSQIEINSLSKGIYYIRVSNTVFNKVSKVIIE
- the purL gene encoding phosphoribosylformylglycinamidine synthase; its protein translation is MIHFFGNETATLFAVQSQNELSVETVSKLNWLFNASLIVDNQNKVQASIDAFFVGPRAAMITPWSTNAVEITQNMGIEDIIRIEEFEKVTEGYLDFDPMLSQKYSKLNQDIFAINVSPEAILEIDDIASYNQTEGLALNDEEIDYLNNLATKIGRKLTDSEVFAFSQANSEHCRHKIFNGTFVIDGKEKETSLFKLIKKTSSENPNDIVSAYKDNVAFVKGPVVEQFAPKSADKPDFYEKKDFESVLSLKAETHNFPTTVEPFNGAATGSGGEIRDRLAGGQGSLPLAGTAVYMTSYSRLTNNRAYENGMPERKWLYQTPMDILIKASNGASDFGNKFGQPLITGSILTFEHEEEARKLGYDKVIMQAGGIGYGKLDQAIKKKPQIGDKIVILGGENYRIGMGGAAVSSADTGAFSSGIELNAIQRSNPEMQKRTANAIRGLVESDENPIVSIHDHGAGGHLNCLSELVEETGGLIDLDKLPVGDPTLSAKEIIGNESQERMGLVIGKKDIDTLQRIADRERAPMYQVGDVTGDHRFTFESKTTGAKPMDYALEDFFGSSPKTIMTDKTIDRNYSEIAYSQENIPSYLEEILKLEAVACKDWLTNKVDRCVGGKVAKQQCAGPLQLPLNNVGVMALDYNGKEGIATSIGHSPISALIDPKAGSRNAIAEALSNIVFAPLKDNLKSVSLSANWMWPCKNEGEDARLYKAVEACSEFAIELGINIPTGKDSLSMKQKYPNEEVISPGTVIISAAGNCNDITKVVEPVFQKDKGSVYYINLSQDAFKLGGSSFAQTQNKIGTETPTIKDSAFFKKAFNTIQEAIKANLIVAGHDIGSGGLITTLLEMCFADVNIGVTLDFSSFTEKDLVKILFAENIAIVLQAKDDTIFEKAFEGIEVFKLGKVTNSSTLDLGLLTFDINKYREQWFETSFLLDQKQTKNGKSLERFENFAYQPLNYTFPTQFTGEIASFPKDNRPKAAIIREKGSNSEREMANAMYLAGFDVKDVHMTDLISGRETLEDIQFIGAVGGFSNSDVLGSAKGWAGAFLYNEKANTALKNFFKREDTLSVGICNGCQLMMELELINPDHEVHGKMQHNDSHKHESNFTSVTIQENNSVMLKTLAGSTLGVWISHGEGKFNLPYTEDKYNIVAKYGYESYPANPNGSDFNTAMMCDTTGRHLVMMPHIERSTFPWNWAHYPKDRNDQVSPWIEAFVNAREWIEKK